A section of the Vespa velutina chromosome 6, iVesVel2.1, whole genome shotgun sequence genome encodes:
- the LOC124949781 gene encoding calmodulin-like protein 4 — protein MARYFREEDIDEFRECFYLFARNGQIRTLDELTIIMRSLGLSPTIAELNKYLKDKGGKMSFADFLEAMHLQTRAEDLPKEVIEAFQAADTAHTGTIPARQLAHMLLHWGEKLSNKEVEQIFREANVSINGNVKYEDFVKIACAPVPDYY, from the exons atg GCTCGTTACTTTCGAGAAGAAGATATTGATG AATTCAGGGAATGTTTTTACCTATTTGCTCGCAATGGTCAGATTCGTACCTTAGATGAATTGACCATCATTATGAGGTCATTAGGTCTCAGTCCAACGATTgcagaattaaataaatatcttaaagATAAAG GTGGAAAAATGTCATTTGCTGATTTTCTGGAAGCCATGCATTTGCAAACAAGAGCGGAAGATCTTCCAAAAGAAGTTATAGAAGCTTTTCAAGCTGCAGATACTGCTCATACCGGTACTATACCTGCACGACAATTGGCTCACATGCTTCTTCACTGGGGAGAAAAATTAAGTAACAAAGAAG TTGAGCAAATCTTTCGAGAGGCCAATGTATCCATCAATGGTAATGTCAAATATGAAGATTTTGTAAAGATTGCCTGTGCACCAGTACCTGActactattaa